Proteins encoded by one window of Agelaius phoeniceus isolate bAgePho1 chromosome 3, bAgePho1.hap1, whole genome shotgun sequence:
- the DYNLT1 gene encoding dynein light chain Tctex-type 1: MDEFQAAEEASFLVDEVSSIIKEAIEGAIGGNAYQHSKVNQWTTSVVEQTLSQLTKLGKPFKYIVTCVIMQKNGAGLHTASSCFWDNSSDGTCTVRWENKTMYCIVSAFGLAL, from the exons ATGGACGAGTTCCAGGCGGCAGAGGAG GCTTCCTTTCTTGTTGATGAAGTCAGCAGCATCATTAAAGAG GCCATAGAGGGTGCTATCGGTGGCAACGCCTACCAGCACAGCAAAGTGAACCAGTGGACAACGAGCGTGGTGGAACAAACCCTCAGCCAGCTCACAAAGCTGGGGAAGCCCTTCAAGTACATCG TGACCTGTGTGATTATGCAAAAGAATGGTGCTGGGCTACACACAGCAAGCTCTTGCTTCTGGGACAACTCCAGTGATG GAACCTGCACTGTGAGATGGGAGAACAAGACCATGTACTGTATTGTCAGTGCCTTCGGACTTGCATTATAA